One Candidatus Flexicrinis proximus DNA window includes the following coding sequences:
- a CDS encoding sigma-70 family RNA polymerase sigma factor yields the protein MPDNDDFSDDVGFEEDFDEVDAVDDDDLGEASASSQPDEADFHPGAEEDLDDDLSDLQIDGAVSTDDPVRMYLKEIGQVPLLDGNREVWLSTQLAANHMLQEFIDKLSSPDKKGKDGKGLPEPHEVVELAYSSTLQNWGEILKRSAKLKVEPPEALKVIEEVQAINSGADPEGKSYVRAYLRQREWGRDEPWTEFAAFLFGYMQGFYFVPAKQFVALKKVLRETGQLPDSSYFSRLLMGDEDAVDALIDQYELIERRAEAASEALTRANLRLVVSVAKRYMGRGINFLDLIQEGNIGLLRAVAKFDHTKGFKFSTYATWWIRQAISRAIADQARTIRIPVHMVETINRLVRVQRQLLQLTGSEPSAEQIALEMDFLTVEETKAIKYLKEQGIPLEAGLQRKLRRAAQKVRKILRVSQEPLSLDQPVGQEESSQYGDFIPDDKTPGPAESATRQLLKEQMQQALGVLSDREREVLEMRYGLLDGQDRTLEEVGKYFGVTRERVRQIEAKALRKLRHPTRSRQLRDYLDM from the coding sequence ATGCCAGACAACGACGATTTCAGCGATGATGTTGGCTTCGAAGAAGACTTCGATGAAGTGGACGCTGTTGATGATGACGATTTGGGCGAAGCCTCCGCATCGTCCCAGCCGGACGAAGCCGACTTTCATCCAGGCGCAGAAGAGGATCTGGACGATGATCTCTCAGACCTTCAGATCGACGGCGCCGTCTCGACCGACGATCCAGTCAGGATGTACCTCAAGGAAATCGGCCAGGTTCCGCTTTTGGACGGCAACCGCGAGGTCTGGCTGAGCACCCAGCTGGCCGCCAACCATATGCTGCAGGAGTTCATCGACAAGCTCTCCTCGCCAGACAAGAAGGGCAAGGATGGGAAGGGGTTGCCGGAACCGCATGAAGTAGTCGAACTGGCATACAGCTCAACCCTTCAGAACTGGGGTGAGATCCTCAAGCGGTCGGCCAAACTGAAGGTGGAGCCCCCCGAAGCGCTCAAGGTGATCGAAGAAGTGCAAGCGATCAACAGCGGCGCCGACCCTGAGGGGAAATCCTATGTGCGTGCCTATTTGCGCCAGCGTGAATGGGGGCGGGATGAGCCCTGGACCGAATTTGCCGCATTTCTGTTTGGCTATATGCAGGGTTTCTACTTTGTGCCGGCGAAACAGTTTGTCGCACTGAAGAAAGTCCTGCGTGAAACCGGTCAGCTTCCAGATTCCTCCTATTTCAGCCGCCTGCTTATGGGCGACGAAGATGCGGTTGACGCCTTGATTGACCAGTATGAGTTGATCGAGCGCCGAGCTGAAGCGGCAAGCGAAGCCTTGACCCGCGCGAACCTTCGCCTTGTCGTGAGTGTCGCCAAGCGTTACATGGGACGCGGCATCAACTTCCTTGACCTCATTCAGGAAGGCAATATCGGCCTGCTTCGCGCAGTTGCCAAATTTGACCATACCAAGGGTTTCAAGTTCAGCACCTATGCGACCTGGTGGATCCGCCAGGCGATCAGCCGTGCAATCGCTGACCAGGCGCGCACAATTCGCATTCCCGTGCACATGGTCGAGACGATCAACCGGCTTGTCAGGGTTCAACGCCAATTGTTGCAGCTGACGGGTTCGGAACCTTCGGCTGAGCAGATCGCCCTTGAGATGGACTTCCTCACGGTGGAGGAAACGAAAGCGATCAAGTACTTAAAGGAGCAGGGGATTCCGCTGGAAGCCGGGCTGCAGCGCAAGCTCCGCCGTGCTGCTCAGAAGGTGCGCAAAATCCTGCGTGTTAGCCAGGAACCGCTCAGCCTGGATCAGCCAGTCGGGCAGGAGGAGAGCAGCCAGTACGGCGACTTTATTCCTGACGACAAAACGCCCGGCCCGGCGGAGTCAGCCACACGTCAACTGCTCAAAGAGCAGATGCAGCAAGCTCTCGGCGTCTTGAGCGACCGCGAACGCGAGGTCCTCGAGATGCGCTACGGTTTGCTCGACGGCCAGGACCGGACGCTGGAAGAAGTCGGCAAATACTTCGGAGTAACCCGCGAACGCGTGCGTCAGATCGAGGCGAAGGCGCTTCGTAAATTGCGTCATCCCACCCGCAGTCGTCAACTGCGAGACTATCTGGATATGTGA
- the dnaG gene encoding DNA primase, producing MSVADEIKARLDIVNYVTQYVPLKKAGRTYKAPCPFHSEKTPSFVVDPVRQSWRCYGACATGGDVINFAMKRHGWSFTEALQELAQQTGVQLKKRTPEQRDQEERAEKLRGLLRTSAETFNQWLTFPDSAPAAHRQSARETLDYAIRKRALTDETIGKFLIGYAPPDWTTLTDLLKQIGYSEDEIIESGMAIRNEHGRVYDRFRNRLIIPIRDDRGRVVGFGARALKAEDNPKYLNTPETPLFNKSRLLFGLDTAKAAIRESETVVIVEGYLDAITAQQAGFGNVVAQMGTALTDQQLKLVAPKYAKRVLLALDSDAAGQNATMRSLEVARRALSEDYAGRLQIEIGVLNIPGAKDPDDFIRESPNEWSNIVASYRPVADFVIDFETRDLPHNASIMEKESVARRLLPLLMASERDLYKQDNLQKLAARLKIAEKTLLAWAAAEARENAKQPRSAPRPRTQDIPDDLPPTQYTEPPPEFDEFGDPVPYDGPEPEPSQPRSVAGFVAPSGDMLLEVHCLQYLIDQPMWLYHINRRLRLLAGDERPLMEGPFADLHELDFSDTAHQIVWKVLSDAINQDALAHTDAINQGIATQGVEIVDRLRMARQDILRDSIRSRFEGDAAVAWTMLQQRIMGPEIAQDDLIRTTLRLRLRRIQRESEDLQLMLAEAEAAENQQQAKSIFKLTPPLLRAKRLLDAELGGRLR from the coding sequence ATGTCTGTCGCCGACGAAATCAAAGCCCGTCTCGATATCGTGAATTATGTGACGCAGTATGTCCCGCTCAAGAAGGCAGGCCGGACGTACAAGGCGCCATGCCCGTTTCACAGCGAGAAGACACCCTCCTTTGTCGTAGATCCAGTGCGGCAGTCCTGGCGTTGTTACGGCGCGTGCGCGACTGGCGGCGATGTCATCAACTTTGCCATGAAGCGTCACGGATGGTCGTTCACCGAAGCGCTGCAGGAGTTGGCCCAGCAAACCGGCGTCCAACTGAAGAAGCGAACCCCGGAACAGCGCGATCAGGAAGAACGCGCTGAGAAACTGCGGGGCCTGCTGCGTACTTCCGCCGAGACGTTCAATCAATGGCTGACCTTTCCTGACAGTGCGCCTGCTGCTCACCGGCAGTCCGCGCGCGAAACACTCGATTATGCCATCAGAAAACGGGCGCTCACCGATGAAACCATCGGAAAGTTCCTGATCGGGTACGCCCCGCCTGACTGGACGACCTTGACCGACTTGCTCAAGCAGATCGGCTACAGCGAAGACGAGATCATTGAGTCCGGGATGGCTATCCGCAACGAGCACGGGCGGGTATATGATCGCTTCCGTAATCGCCTGATCATCCCGATTCGTGACGACCGGGGGCGAGTGGTGGGCTTTGGCGCGCGTGCACTCAAGGCAGAGGACAATCCGAAGTACCTCAATACGCCTGAAACGCCGCTATTCAATAAGAGTCGTCTCTTGTTCGGCCTGGACACGGCAAAGGCTGCGATACGCGAATCTGAAACCGTCGTCATCGTCGAAGGCTATCTCGATGCGATTACCGCACAACAGGCAGGCTTTGGGAATGTTGTCGCCCAAATGGGCACCGCCCTTACCGATCAGCAGTTGAAGCTGGTTGCCCCTAAATACGCCAAGCGTGTCCTGTTGGCGCTCGACAGCGACGCTGCGGGTCAGAATGCCACCATGCGCAGCCTGGAAGTGGCGCGGCGTGCCCTGAGTGAGGACTACGCCGGTCGCCTGCAAATTGAGATCGGTGTGTTGAACATCCCCGGCGCGAAGGACCCTGACGACTTCATCAGGGAATCTCCGAATGAGTGGTCCAATATCGTCGCTTCTTATCGCCCGGTTGCCGACTTCGTGATCGACTTTGAAACCCGCGATCTACCGCATAACGCGTCCATCATGGAAAAGGAATCCGTCGCGAGGCGGCTGCTGCCGCTGCTCATGGCGTCTGAGCGCGACCTTTATAAGCAGGACAACCTGCAAAAACTGGCGGCACGCCTCAAGATTGCGGAGAAGACCCTGTTAGCCTGGGCAGCGGCCGAAGCGCGCGAAAACGCCAAACAGCCGCGCTCAGCGCCTAGGCCGCGAACTCAGGACATTCCGGATGACCTGCCCCCCACGCAATATACTGAACCCCCTCCCGAATTCGATGAGTTTGGCGACCCGGTCCCTTATGATGGACCGGAGCCCGAGCCGTCCCAGCCGCGAAGTGTCGCTGGGTTTGTAGCCCCCTCGGGCGACATGCTTCTCGAAGTTCACTGCCTACAGTATCTCATCGACCAGCCGATGTGGCTCTACCATATAAATCGCCGCCTGCGTCTGCTTGCTGGCGATGAACGCCCGCTGATGGAGGGGCCATTTGCGGATTTGCATGAACTCGACTTTTCGGATACCGCTCATCAGATCGTTTGGAAGGTTCTGAGCGACGCGATTAATCAGGACGCGCTGGCGCACACGGATGCGATCAATCAGGGGATCGCAACACAAGGGGTCGAGATAGTAGATCGGCTTCGCATGGCGCGACAGGATATCTTGCGCGATAGTATCAGGTCGCGCTTTGAAGGGGATGCGGCTGTTGCCTGGACGATGCTTCAGCAGCGAATCATGGGGCCGGAGATTGCTCAGGACGACCTGATCCGTACTACGCTGCGGCTGCGCCTGCGGCGTATCCAGCGCGAAAGCGAAGATCTTCAACTCATGCTCGCGGAGGCAGAAGCGGCAGAAAATCAGCAGCAGGCTAAATCGATATTTAAGCTGACACCTCCCTTATTGAGGGCAAAGCGACTCTTGGACGCTGAACTCGGTGGCAGGTTACGGTAA
- a CDS encoding DUF427 domain-containing protein encodes MVFAQRIPPGPNQESVWDYPRPPRVEPTHRRIMIEIAGIVIADTTHAFRVLETSHPPVYYLPAVDIRMQYLTPSPHRSFCEFKGYANYWSVAVGQRIEEDCAWSYEHPSAGYEPIRGHIAFYAGRMDVCMVDSEVVVPQPGGFYGGWITIDVVGPFKGEPNTRGW; translated from the coding sequence ATGGTATTTGCGCAGCGCATCCCACCAGGCCCAAACCAGGAGTCAGTTTGGGACTATCCGCGGCCGCCGCGTGTCGAACCTACCCATAGACGCATCATGATTGAGATTGCTGGGATCGTTATCGCAGATACGACCCATGCCTTCCGGGTTTTGGAGACCAGCCATCCTCCGGTGTATTATCTGCCAGCAGTAGACATTCGTATGCAGTACTTGACCCCGAGTCCGCATCGATCTTTCTGTGAGTTCAAAGGCTATGCGAATTACTGGTCAGTCGCAGTTGGCCAGCGCATCGAAGAAGACTGCGCCTGGAGCTACGAGCACCCCAGCGCGGGATATGAGCCGATACGGGGCCATATCGCTTTTTACGCCGGTCGAATGGATGTTTGCATGGTCGATTCAGAGGTCGTGGTCCCACAGCCAGGCGGGTTTTATGGCGGATGGATCACGATAGACGTCGTTGGACCGTTCAAAGGCGAGCCAAACACGCGGGGTTGGTAA
- a CDS encoding response regulator — translation MTLILVIEDEEHIRSNIAEILSYESYDVIEAPNGMRGIELAHSHKPDVVLCDVLMPGITGWDVLLELRSSSVTADTQFVFLTALADRASARKGMSHGADDYIAKPFTHKELLDTVATRLRRRDEARQRQTGKLDDLRKTIIHALPHELRSPLTGILSCAEFLMMDHPTGLELERVQNVARIIERSGRRLQRLVENYLYYAQLEMAFTDSDRRSDFIGEGVGNPGSAIYDASRERCKAYDRDSDLVHEIENAPVGMSAESLHKLVSEIVDNACKFSLPGTPVEVRSTTRENQYVISVTDHGRGMDPSEVSSIGAYAQFQRNLFEQQGVGLGLAIARRLIELHHGTLSILSTPGKGTTVEFSLPVTSH, via the coding sequence ATGACGCTCATCCTTGTGATTGAAGATGAAGAACATATCCGCAGCAATATCGCGGAGATTTTGTCCTATGAGAGCTATGACGTCATAGAAGCCCCTAACGGAATGCGGGGCATTGAGTTGGCCCACTCTCACAAGCCGGATGTGGTGCTGTGTGACGTACTGATGCCGGGCATCACGGGCTGGGACGTCCTACTTGAACTACGAAGTTCCTCGGTTACGGCCGACACGCAATTCGTGTTCCTGACCGCGCTTGCTGATCGCGCCAGTGCCCGCAAAGGCATGTCGCACGGCGCAGACGACTATATTGCAAAACCCTTCACGCATAAAGAGCTGCTCGACACGGTGGCCACACGCCTTAGGCGGCGTGACGAGGCGCGTCAGCGTCAAACTGGTAAACTCGACGACCTGCGCAAGACGATTATCCATGCCCTGCCCCATGAACTCCGGTCGCCGCTCACGGGCATTCTGAGCTGTGCCGAGTTTCTCATGATGGATCATCCCACCGGGCTTGAACTCGAACGCGTACAGAATGTTGCGCGAATAATTGAGCGGTCGGGCCGCCGGCTTCAGCGCCTCGTCGAGAATTACCTGTATTACGCACAGCTCGAGATGGCGTTCACCGATAGCGACCGCCGATCAGACTTTATAGGCGAAGGCGTCGGCAACCCTGGAAGCGCAATTTATGATGCCTCCCGCGAGCGGTGTAAAGCCTACGATCGCGATAGCGATCTGGTACACGAGATTGAAAACGCGCCTGTAGGGATGAGCGCGGAAAGCCTGCACAAGCTGGTGAGTGAGATCGTCGACAATGCCTGCAAGTTCTCGCTGCCAGGGACTCCCGTCGAAGTCCGGTCAACCACCAGAGAAAATCAGTATGTGATATCGGTGACAGATCACGGACGAGGCATGGATCCATCAGAAGTCAGTAGCATTGGGGCGTATGCCCAATTCCAGCGCAATCTGTTCGAACAGCAGGGCGTGGGACTGGGGCTGGCAATTGCCCGGCGTTTGATCGAGCTGCATCATGGAACACTGAGCATCCTGTCTACGCCCGGAAAAGGCACAACGGTGGAGTTCTCGCTCCCAGTCACCTCACATTGA
- a CDS encoding acyl-CoA dehydrogenase family protein, whose protein sequence is MFDFSITPHIQDLTNRMRRFIDDIVIPLEGHAHDDPVEGLPPQMVHDARIKAKSLGLWCPTMPPELGGLGLSLTEIIPLFETAGRSLFGPLCVGAAAPDEGNLHLLKMFANEEQHERYLKPLAAGSTFSAFAMTEPAPGVGSDPTMLRTTARRDGDSWIIDGHKWWTTNASLASFLIIMARTDDSLGKGGATLFLVPIDSPGIEIVRRIPHMGGPDFGGHGEVRFNGLRVGDDAILGEVGSGFALVQARLGPARLTHCMRWTGIAQRALEIAAHHANQREAFGSTLGGHQAVQWMLADSATELHAGRLMIQHCAWMIENGQNPRKETSMCKVHVAETVGRVLDRAIQICGGLGVSRDLPLSGWYEAARAFRIYDGASEVHRMVIARQILKGRF, encoded by the coding sequence ATGTTTGACTTTAGTATAACGCCACATATCCAGGACCTTACAAATCGCATGCGCCGTTTCATCGACGACATCGTTATTCCACTCGAGGGGCATGCCCACGATGATCCCGTCGAGGGCTTGCCCCCACAGATGGTGCATGATGCCCGTATCAAGGCGAAGTCGCTCGGGCTGTGGTGTCCAACGATGCCGCCTGAGCTTGGCGGCCTGGGACTTTCTCTGACGGAGATCATCCCATTGTTCGAGACCGCCGGTCGCAGCCTTTTTGGCCCGCTTTGCGTTGGCGCAGCCGCGCCCGACGAAGGCAATCTCCACCTCCTCAAAATGTTTGCAAACGAAGAACAGCACGAACGCTACCTCAAACCGTTAGCGGCAGGTTCCACCTTTTCGGCTTTTGCAATGACAGAGCCAGCCCCTGGGGTCGGAAGTGACCCGACGATGCTGCGGACCACAGCTCGGCGCGATGGAGATTCGTGGATCATCGATGGTCACAAGTGGTGGACGACTAACGCCTCCTTAGCTTCCTTTCTCATTATCATGGCACGCACAGACGACTCGCTGGGCAAGGGCGGCGCAACGCTGTTTCTGGTGCCAATTGACTCACCGGGAATCGAGATCGTCCGTCGGATTCCGCATATGGGCGGCCCGGATTTTGGGGGACATGGCGAAGTGCGCTTCAACGGCCTCCGGGTTGGCGATGATGCAATCCTGGGGGAAGTAGGGAGCGGCTTTGCACTTGTACAGGCACGCCTGGGGCCGGCGCGCCTGACTCATTGCATGCGGTGGACGGGAATTGCACAGCGCGCGCTGGAAATTGCTGCCCACCACGCCAATCAGCGAGAGGCATTCGGCTCGACGCTGGGGGGGCATCAGGCGGTGCAGTGGATGCTGGCGGACAGCGCCACCGAACTCCATGCCGGACGGCTGATGATCCAGCATTGTGCGTGGATGATCGAAAACGGGCAAAACCCGCGCAAAGAGACATCGATGTGCAAGGTCCATGTCGCCGAGACGGTTGGTCGCGTTCTGGATCGGGCAATTCAGATTTGCGGTGGTCTTGGTGTGAGCCGTGACTTACCGCTGAGCGGTTGGTACGAGGCCGCCCGCGCGTTCCGAATCTATGACGGTGCCAGCGAAGTGCATCGCATGGTCATTGCACGACAGATACTGAAGGGCAGATTTTAA
- a CDS encoding phosphotransferase family protein — translation MSILSTGELPQQLGRYLTEVTRLSTQITGAQVLAGGASRDSWAFSAEFSDGTHGQFVLRRDLPTTMNDTALTRAQEFMLLQSAYAHGVRCPRVRWMCIDPEPLGMPFLIMDYVTGISIGRKVMTAPELESARKVLPAQMAAQLALIHSLDWRGQELGFLSQPTTSSPSREAVRDLYALLDRLNVAIPALEYALRWCDIHAPEAPRITFIHGDFRVGNLLVDADGLAAVIDWEFAHVGDPTEELGYLCLRDWRFGNDALRAAGLSKRESFLIEYEKASGTTVNRSSVDWWEVMGNVRWAAICLNQAERHLSGQDPSVELASLGRRSIDMQAEALSLIRRLEETRA, via the coding sequence ATGAGCATTCTTTCGACGGGTGAGCTGCCGCAACAGCTTGGGCGGTATCTGACTGAAGTGACGAGACTTTCCACGCAAATTACCGGGGCACAGGTTCTTGCGGGAGGTGCATCGCGCGACAGCTGGGCGTTCAGCGCGGAATTCTCCGATGGGACGCACGGACAGTTCGTGTTGAGGCGCGATCTGCCGACGACGATGAACGACACCGCGCTGACTCGCGCTCAGGAGTTCATGCTGCTGCAAAGTGCGTACGCGCATGGTGTCAGGTGTCCGCGCGTGCGTTGGATGTGTATAGATCCAGAACCGCTGGGGATGCCGTTTCTCATCATGGACTACGTGACTGGCATCTCTATCGGCCGGAAAGTAATGACGGCTCCTGAACTCGAGTCCGCGCGTAAGGTTTTACCTGCACAGATGGCTGCTCAGCTAGCGTTGATACATTCTCTGGACTGGAGAGGCCAAGAGTTAGGCTTTTTGTCGCAGCCTACAACCAGTTCGCCTTCGCGCGAAGCGGTTCGCGACCTGTACGCGCTTCTCGATCGGCTCAATGTCGCGATCCCTGCGCTGGAATATGCCTTGAGATGGTGCGACATTCACGCGCCGGAGGCGCCGAGAATAACCTTCATCCACGGTGATTTTCGTGTCGGCAACCTCCTGGTCGATGCAGACGGATTAGCCGCCGTCATCGATTGGGAGTTCGCTCACGTCGGGGATCCAACTGAGGAGCTCGGATATCTCTGTCTCCGCGATTGGCGATTTGGAAACGATGCACTGCGCGCCGCGGGTCTCTCAAAACGCGAGAGTTTCCTTATCGAGTATGAAAAGGCTTCAGGAACGACGGTCAACCGGAGTTCGGTTGACTGGTGGGAAGTTATGGGGAATGTGCGTTGGGCGGCAATTTGCTTGAATCAAGCGGAACGCCATCTGTCCGGGCAGGATCCAAGCGTAGAGTTAGCCAGTCTTGGACGCCGTTCGATAGATATGCAGGCAGAGGCACTTTCACTGATTCGGCGACTTGAGGAAACAAGAGCATGA
- a CDS encoding FHA domain-containing protein, producing MPAQLVMRRGPKVGHTFPVSGELVMIGRGMRNHVIIDDNEVSRDHCRLTKLENSYELCDLNSRNGTFVNGQRVTDCWELKHNDLIELGDSITLEYQVVTAEVEEPESGIPYLVVAIEGQPNRTVHPLQGETILIGRGTMNDIIILEPEISRLHLKLVRNGQNYTVQDVGSTNGSKLNDDEMKTEMGLQPGDVIRVGQTITMYYTMTPDQLLDRRQSTTVLQERNDPNASRPTTSAPRIPTLTDRLKSTGVGTGLSSGALVNHLFMAYTRSDWEGKVAPVFNRLYDAQIAVWVEQYLPVGSDDWRLAIDQARLECWGLIVIATFAAMRSPFVQQVVRHFNNREKPIFVVADAPDVAIPVNGPNVHRVVMSHALPELSIQQLIQLVKRHR from the coding sequence ATGCCTGCCCAACTTGTAATGCGACGAGGGCCGAAAGTCGGGCACACGTTTCCAGTTAGCGGTGAACTCGTCATGATCGGCCGAGGAATGCGGAATCATGTCATCATTGATGACAATGAAGTAAGCCGCGACCACTGCCGCCTGACAAAGCTCGAAAACAGTTACGAACTGTGCGATCTGAATTCGCGCAATGGTACGTTCGTAAATGGTCAACGGGTCACTGATTGCTGGGAACTGAAGCACAATGACTTGATCGAGCTCGGTGATAGCATCACACTTGAATATCAGGTGGTGACCGCTGAGGTCGAAGAGCCGGAATCGGGTATTCCATATTTGGTGGTTGCCATTGAAGGCCAGCCAAATCGTACCGTGCATCCCTTACAGGGTGAGACGATACTGATTGGGCGCGGCACAATGAACGACATCATCATTCTTGAGCCAGAAATCAGCCGACTTCATCTGAAGCTTGTTCGAAACGGACAGAACTATACCGTTCAGGATGTCGGGTCGACGAATGGTTCGAAACTGAATGACGATGAGATGAAGACTGAGATGGGTCTTCAGCCCGGAGATGTCATTCGCGTCGGTCAGACCATCACAATGTACTACACGATGACGCCTGATCAGCTGCTCGACAGGCGCCAGTCTACAACGGTCCTGCAAGAACGCAACGATCCCAATGCCAGCCGGCCGACGACTTCGGCTCCGCGTATCCCAACGCTGACCGATCGACTGAAGTCCACCGGTGTGGGTACAGGCTTAAGCAGCGGGGCGTTGGTTAACCACTTGTTTATGGCATATACACGGTCGGATTGGGAGGGCAAAGTCGCTCCGGTCTTCAATCGACTGTATGACGCGCAGATTGCGGTCTGGGTGGAGCAGTATTTGCCGGTTGGATCTGACGATTGGCGATTGGCGATTGACCAGGCTAGGTTGGAATGCTGGGGCTTGATCGTCATTGCGACGTTTGCTGCTATGCGCTCGCCGTTTGTGCAGCAGGTCGTTCGCCATTTCAACAATCGCGAGAAGCCGATTTTCGTGGTTGCGGATGCCCCAGATGTTGCTATTCCTGTGAATGGGCCTAATGTACACCGGGTGGTCATGAGCCACGCGCTTCCCGAATTGAGCATTCAACAGCTGATCCAACTCGTTAAGCGTCATCGCTAA
- a CDS encoding PLP-dependent aminotransferase family protein, whose amino-acid sequence MFNANQLSLALDRDGEEPIYRQLIRHIRSQIDSGSLPSGARLPASRELADALNISRISVVNAYAELRSEGYLSAHAGRGTFVSRETTPERPSDRPTLQTIKDHSNGSERSLRELMRMSRQAGVISFGQGAPPGEMFPVQYLRDAINTVLDRDGANALGYEAPEGYGPLRSAVRDYVSALGIRCTSSDILITGGTQQALDMVIQSLLSEGETLVTEDPTYIGMLDIGRTRRINVVGIPIDNEGIRLDILESFIIERQPRLIYVMPSFQNPTGTVMPLHRRRQLINLAHQYGVTILEDGVFHEFRFEGEHIPPLRALDEYGVVIHASGFTKMLLPGIRVGYVISDSKHHQRLVRMKQSADISTPGLNQRAIHIMLERGIMALQLERNNREFRRRRDVAVEAARKYFPSGTHFRIPLGGVYLWVHFPPHGPTAAEMYLAAIQKGVGYAIGNIFYAGAPDPYTMRLNYGLHKPADIERGFKRLGEAWRDCAATYAEMDRGLLL is encoded by the coding sequence ATGTTTAACGCCAATCAGCTATCGCTGGCGCTCGATCGCGACGGCGAAGAGCCGATTTATCGGCAGTTAATCCGGCATATACGATCCCAGATCGATAGTGGTTCGCTGCCCTCTGGCGCCCGTCTTCCGGCTAGTCGGGAACTCGCCGACGCGTTGAACATCAGCCGGATCAGCGTGGTAAATGCCTATGCCGAACTGCGTTCCGAAGGCTATTTGAGCGCACATGCGGGGCGAGGTACGTTTGTTTCGCGCGAGACAACTCCTGAGCGGCCGTCGGATCGGCCTACACTTCAAACCATTAAGGACCATTCAAACGGAAGTGAGCGTTCACTGCGTGAGCTGATGCGCATGTCGCGCCAGGCCGGCGTAATCAGTTTTGGTCAGGGTGCGCCTCCAGGAGAGATGTTTCCCGTACAGTACCTGCGGGACGCGATCAATACAGTACTCGATCGCGACGGGGCCAACGCCTTGGGTTATGAGGCTCCTGAGGGGTATGGCCCCCTGCGAAGCGCTGTGCGCGACTATGTTAGTGCACTGGGGATCCGGTGTACGAGCAGTGATATCCTGATTACGGGAGGAACGCAGCAAGCGCTCGACATGGTCATCCAGTCGCTGCTGTCCGAAGGGGAGACCCTCGTGACCGAGGATCCCACGTATATTGGCATGCTTGACATTGGTCGCACGCGGCGGATCAACGTTGTCGGAATTCCGATCGACAACGAAGGAATCAGGCTAGATATCCTTGAATCCTTCATTATTGAGCGCCAACCCCGTCTGATCTATGTCATGCCCAGTTTCCAGAATCCGACTGGCACGGTTATGCCGCTCCACCGGAGACGCCAACTGATTAACCTGGCCCACCAGTATGGCGTTACGATCCTTGAGGATGGAGTTTTTCACGAGTTCCGGTTTGAGGGAGAGCACATTCCGCCTTTGCGCGCATTGGATGAATACGGCGTCGTAATCCATGCCAGCGGTTTCACCAAGATGCTCTTGCCGGGTATCCGTGTTGGTTATGTAATTTCAGACAGCAAGCATCACCAGCGGCTGGTGCGAATGAAGCAATCAGCCGATATCTCCACGCCTGGTTTGAACCAGCGCGCGATCCACATCATGTTGGAGCGCGGGATAATGGCGCTTCAACTTGAGCGCAACAACCGTGAATTCAGGCGGCGGCGTGACGTGGCGGTCGAAGCGGCGCGTAAGTACTTCCCCAGCGGGACTCACTTCAGGATCCCATTAGGCGGCGTGTATCTGTGGGTGCATTTTCCGCCGCACGGACCGACGGCAGCAGAGATGTACCTGGCTGCCATTCAGAAGGGCGTTGGCTATGCTATCGGCAATATCTTCTATGCCGGAGCACCGGACCCATACACGATGCGCCTGAATTACGGACTGCATAAGCCGGCAGATATCGAACGCGGTTTCAAGCGATTGGGCGAGGCCTGGCGCGACTGTGCGGCGACTTATGCGGAGATGGATCGCGGTCTGCTGCTTTAG